One Clostridia bacterium genomic region harbors:
- a CDS encoding 2-oxoacid:acceptor oxidoreductase family protein: MEYRIVCSGFGGQGVLSLGKFIIYSAIDKGLESTWLPSYGPEMRGGTANCSLVIADDEVASPLVNTPDCVIAMNRPSLDKFENAIVPGGMMIVNSSLIDVKVQRKDISAIYVDATEISHKLGNDRSANIVMLGAFIKATNILDKETVIKMLSNKFGSKKDSVIAIFNAGYEAK; the protein is encoded by the coding sequence ATGGAATATAGAATTGTTTGTTCGGGCTTTGGCGGACAAGGCGTATTATCGCTAGGCAAATTTATCATCTATTCGGCAATCGATAAGGGACTTGAATCGACTTGGCTACCTAGCTATGGTCCAGAAATGAGAGGCGGTACGGCAAACTGTTCGTTGGTAATTGCCGACGACGAAGTTGCTTCTCCCCTTGTAAATACCCCAGATTGCGTTATCGCTATGAATAGACCTAGCCTTGACAAATTTGAGAATGCTATCGTACCCGGCGGTATGATGATAGTCAACAGCAGTTTAATCGACGTAAAGGTACAAAGAAAAGATATTTCGGCTATTTATGTTGACGCAACTGAGATTTCTCACAAACTTGGCAATGACCGTTCGGCTAATATAGTAATGTTAGGCGCTTTTATTAAGGCTACTAATATTCTTGACAAAGAAACTGTAATAAAGATGCTTTCTAACAAATTTGGGAGTAAAAAAGATAGCGTGATAGCGATATTTAACGCTGGATACGAGGCTAAGTAG
- a CDS encoding thiamine pyrophosphate-dependent enzyme produces the protein MMATYKKSSMLTDTPLSFCPGCTHGIAHKLIAEVLEELKLEKNVIGVAPVGCAVFAYKFFNCDMQEAAHGRAPAVATGIKRVHPSKVVFAYQGDGDLASIGLAEIVHAALRNENITVIFINNSIYGMTGGQMAPTTLIGQKTTTSPFGREASRCGNPIKVCEMLATQDGPVYLERAMLSDYANVIKAKRAIKKAFTYQMEGKGFSLVELLSSCPTNWNMSPSDSLEFMKNEVTKEYPLGVYKDIGGNK, from the coding sequence ATAATGGCGACTTATAAAAAATCTTCAATGCTAACCGATACCCCGCTTAGCTTTTGTCCGGGTTGTACGCACGGTATTGCCCACAAACTTATCGCCGAAGTACTAGAAGAACTTAAACTTGAAAAGAATGTAATAGGCGTTGCCCCTGTTGGTTGCGCTGTATTTGCATATAAATTCTTCAACTGCGATATGCAGGAAGCGGCTCACGGTCGTGCTCCGGCAGTTGCTACTGGTATTAAGAGAGTTCACCCTAGTAAAGTAGTATTCGCTTATCAAGGCGACGGCGACCTAGCTAGTATTGGTCTAGCCGAAATAGTTCACGCAGCTTTAAGAAATGAGAATATTACCGTAATATTTATCAACAACTCTATTTATGGTATGACAGGCGGACAGATGGCGCCCACAACATTAATAGGTCAAAAGACAACTACCAGCCCCTTTGGTAGAGAAGCAAGCCGTTGTGGCAATCCTATCAAAGTTTGCGAAATGCTGGCAACTCAGGACGGGCCAGTTTATCTTGAAAGAGCTATGCTAAGCGATTATGCAAACGTTATTAAGGCTAAACGAGCAATTAAGAAAGCGTTTACTTATCAAATGGAAGGCAAAGGTTTCTCTCTTGTCGAACTACTATCAAGTTGTCCTACAAACTGGAATATGAGTCCAAGCGATTCGCTTGAATTTATGAAAAACGAAGTAACAAAAGAATATCCACTAGGCGTATATAAAGACATAGGAGGTAACAAATAA
- a CDS encoding 3-methyl-2-oxobutanoate dehydrogenase subunit VorB gives MAKQLIKGNEAIGEAAIRGGCRFFFGYPITPQTEIPEYLSKRMFEVGGCFIQSESEIAAINMVYGAAAAGARAMTSSSSPGISLKQEGISYIACAQLPCVIVNMQRSGPGLGGITPSQADYFQAVKGGGHGDYKMIVYAPSTVQEAVDMMYVAFDKADQYRMPVFILGDGMLGQIMEPVEFPPMKEMPDPETKDYATTGTHSGKDRRIVNSLHIEVEDNEAHNKMLQAIYKQVEDNEVQCEEFMCEDAEILLTAYGTVGRICKSTVKNLRNKGVKIGLIRPKTLFPFPTKIYQKYLDKGIIKRLITVELSSGQFVEDVRLSVNGRLPVEFYGRMGGAVMTPEEIVKFVEEVGK, from the coding sequence ATGGCTAAACAATTAATTAAAGGCAACGAAGCTATCGGCGAAGCCGCAATTCGTGGCGGTTGCAGATTCTTCTTTGGATACCCTATTACCCCCCAAACCGAAATACCCGAATATCTCTCAAAGAGAATGTTTGAAGTTGGCGGTTGCTTTATACAAAGCGAAAGCGAAATTGCCGCAATAAATATGGTTTACGGCGCAGCAGCTGCTGGCGCAAGAGCAATGACAAGCAGTTCTTCTCCGGGAATTAGCTTAAAGCAAGAAGGTATATCTTACATAGCTTGTGCTCAACTACCTTGTGTAATAGTTAATATGCAACGTTCTGGTCCGGGTCTAGGCGGTATTACTCCTTCGCAAGCCGACTATTTCCAAGCCGTTAAGGGTGGCGGACACGGCGACTATAAAATGATTGTTTACGCTCCTTCAACCGTACAAGAAGCCGTTGATATGATGTATGTTGCGTTTGACAAGGCAGACCAATATCGTATGCCGGTATTTATACTAGGCGATGGTATGCTAGGGCAAATTATGGAGCCGGTAGAATTTCCCCCTATGAAAGAAATGCCCGACCCCGAAACCAAAGATTATGCGACAACAGGCACTCACTCTGGCAAGGACAGAAGAATAGTCAACAGTCTACATATTGAAGTAGAAGATAACGAAGCTCACAACAAGATGCTTCAAGCTATCTACAAGCAAGTAGAAGATAACGAAGTTCAATGCGAAGAATTTATGTGCGAGGACGCAGAGATACTACTTACCGCTTATGGCACAGTAGGCAGAATTTGCAAGTCAACCGTTAAGAATTTACGCAATAAGGGCGTAAAAATCGGCTTAATTAGACCTAAGACTTTATTTCCTTTCCCCACAAAAATTTATCAAAAGTATCTCGACAAGGGTATTATCAAACGCCTTATCACGGTTGAATTATCTAGCGGTCAATTTGTAGAAGACGTTAGGTTATCGGTAAACGGCAGATTACCCGTTGAGTTTTACGGCAGAATGGGCGGAGCGGTTATGACGCCCGAAGAGATTGTTAAATTTGTAGAGGAGGTAGGCAAATAA
- a CDS encoding 4Fe-4S binding protein — protein sequence MQVKISFEVCKGCGLCVKACPKKVLAIGEKSNRAGYFVAQVANPEQCIGCCACAYMCPDSAVEVQNG from the coding sequence ATGCAAGTAAAAATCAGTTTTGAAGTATGCAAGGGCTGTGGACTGTGCGTTAAAGCCTGCCCTAAAAAAGTTCTTGCTATTGGAGAAAAAAGCAACAGAGCGGGTTACTTTGTAGCCCAAGTTGCAAATCCCGAACAATGTATAGGTTGCTGTGCTTGCGCTTATATGTGTCCGGATAGCGCAGTGGAGGTGCAGAATGGCTAA
- a CDS encoding branched-chain amino acid aminotransferase → MEFIKASKLKEKPKNTNLKFGSVFTDYMLEMDYDQGKWSAPLICPYHDLTMSPATLCLHYGQGIFEGCKAFKNNQGEITLFRIDDNLARMNLSADRMCMPRLDVELVKQALIELIKLEKDWIPVADGCSLYIRPTMVATDVGVGVRPGLQYKFFVILSPVGAYLHGIDCPSTIRIEDHYVRAAIGGTGEAKCMGNYATSLLAVDKAKKDGYDEVLWLDAAEHKYIEEVGAMNVIFVVDGKVITPALNGSILRGITRDSVLKILRNEGIEVEERRISVEELITAHKAGKFTEMFGVGTAAVVSPVSVLAYKGVDYRINDGKVGEISKLAYYKLDDIRTRKTPDKFNWLTIVK, encoded by the coding sequence ATGGAATTTATTAAAGCAAGCAAGCTTAAAGAGAAACCAAAGAACACTAATCTTAAATTCGGTAGCGTATTTACAGATTATATGTTAGAGATGGACTACGATCAAGGCAAGTGGAGCGCTCCGCTTATTTGTCCTTACCACGACTTAACAATGTCGCCGGCAACGCTATGTTTGCACTATGGTCAAGGAATATTTGAGGGTTGTAAAGCATTTAAGAACAATCAAGGAGAGATTACTCTTTTCCGTATTGACGACAACTTGGCAAGAATGAATCTAAGCGCAGACAGAATGTGTATGCCTAGACTCGATGTCGAATTAGTTAAACAAGCCTTAATCGAATTAATCAAACTTGAAAAAGATTGGATACCCGTAGCCGATGGTTGTTCGCTCTATATTAGACCTACTATGGTAGCTACCGACGTAGGCGTAGGCGTAAGACCGGGACTACAATACAAATTCTTTGTTATTCTTAGTCCGGTTGGCGCATATCTACACGGCATTGATTGCCCTTCTACAATAAGAATTGAAGACCACTATGTAAGAGCCGCAATCGGCGGGACAGGTGAAGCTAAATGTATGGGTAACTACGCTACTTCTTTACTTGCAGTAGACAAGGCAAAGAAGGACGGTTACGACGAAGTATTATGGCTTGACGCTGCCGAGCATAAATATATTGAAGAAGTCGGCGCTATGAACGTAATATTTGTAGTCGACGGCAAAGTTATCACCCCTGCTTTAAACGGCAGTATTTTAAGAGGAATAACCAGAGATTCGGTTTTGAAGATACTTAGAAACGAAGGCATAGAAGTAGAAGAAAGAAGAATTTCAGTTGAAGAATTAATCACAGCTCACAAGGCTGGCAAATTTACCGAGATGTTTGGCGTAGGCACAGCCGCAGTTGTGTCGCCGGTAAGCGTACTTGCTTATAAGGGCGTAGACTACCGCATTAACGACGGCAAAGTGGGAGAGATTAGCAAACTTGCTTATTACAAACTTGACGACATTAGAACAAGAAAGACACCCGACAAATTCAACTGGCTAACAATCGTAAAATAA
- the gltA gene encoding NADPH-dependent glutamate synthase, whose amino-acid sequence MSNRVPLTHQQPNQRISNFSEVIMGYSKAEAVAEATRCLNCKKPRCVTGCPVHTNIPLFISCLKEDKLDLAYDVISLTNSLPSVCGRVCPHEHQCEGNCIQGIKGQSIAIGSLERFIADYHVNKLQIAQPVKVSWSNAINTKIAVIGSGPAGLTCASELAQNGYHVTIFEKNAHAGGMLVYGIPKFRLPREVVDKQLEELAELGVEIKTNSPIENAQSLENLRMLGYDAFFIAIGATKPYQMGVEGEQLEGVFTASEYLARINFLDISDNHIDANRVVAVVGGGNTAMDAARCALRQGASKVYCIYRRSEKEMPACKEEIEDAVDEGIDFKFLTNPIRIIGDNGYAIGIECVKMELGELDGSGRPKAIPIKDSNYTISADCIIMALGASPDQVIKQAIQDLQFSPKGTIVADEKCRTNVEGVFAGGDVVNGSATVITAMSAGRTAARSIMEYLSDKYKTEQ is encoded by the coding sequence GTGAGTAACCGAGTGCCTTTAACGCACCAACAACCTAATCAGCGCATAAGCAACTTTTCCGAAGTAATTATGGGTTATAGCAAGGCAGAGGCCGTCGCCGAGGCGACGAGGTGTCTTAATTGCAAAAAACCACGCTGTGTTACGGGGTGCCCTGTGCACACAAACATACCTTTATTTATAAGTTGTTTAAAAGAAGATAAACTTGACTTAGCCTATGATGTAATTTCCTTGACTAACAGTTTGCCCTCGGTGTGCGGTAGAGTTTGTCCGCACGAGCATCAATGCGAGGGCAACTGTATACAAGGGATTAAGGGACAATCTATCGCAATAGGCAGTCTTGAAAGATTTATCGCAGATTATCACGTCAATAAATTGCAAATAGCTCAACCCGTAAAGGTCAGCTGGTCAAACGCTATTAACACCAAGATTGCAGTAATAGGTAGCGGTCCAGCAGGGCTTACTTGCGCTAGCGAGCTAGCTCAAAATGGTTACCACGTAACTATTTTTGAAAAGAACGCTCACGCAGGCGGAATGTTAGTTTATGGCATACCTAAGTTTAGGCTTCCTCGTGAAGTCGTAGATAAACAGTTAGAGGAACTTGCCGAACTAGGCGTGGAGATTAAGACTAATTCGCCTATTGAGAATGCTCAGTCGCTGGAAAATCTTAGAATGCTTGGATATGACGCTTTCTTTATAGCAATCGGCGCTACAAAACCCTATCAAATGGGGGTAGAGGGCGAACAGCTAGAAGGCGTATTTACAGCTAGCGAATATCTTGCAAGAATTAATTTTTTAGACATTTCGGACAATCATATAGACGCAAACCGTGTAGTAGCCGTAGTTGGCGGTGGCAATACCGCAATGGACGCAGCAAGATGCGCTCTTAGACAAGGGGCAAGCAAGGTTTATTGTATTTATCGTCGTTCGGAAAAAGAAATGCCGGCTTGCAAAGAGGAGATTGAAGACGCCGTTGACGAAGGAATCGACTTTAAATTTCTTACTAATCCAATTAGAATAATAGGCGATAACGGTTACGCTATCGGGATAGAATGCGTAAAAATGGAGCTAGGCGAACTTGACGGCTCGGGCAGACCCAAAGCTATCCCTATCAAAGACTCAAATTACACAATTTCGGCAGACTGTATAATTATGGCGTTAGGCGCTTCGCCCGACCAAGTAATTAAGCAAGCCATACAAGACCTACAATTTAGCCCAAAAGGCACAATCGTAGCCGACGAGAAGTGTCGAACAAATGTAGAAGGCGTTTTTGCAGGCGGTGACGTAGTAAATGGTTCGGCTACCGTAATTACCGCAATGAGCGCAGGGCGTACGGCGGCAAGGTCAATTATGGAATATCTTAGCGACAAATACAAGACCGAACAATAA
- a CDS encoding NADP-dependent isocitrate dehydrogenase, translating into MKIKMTTPLVEMDGDEMTRILWKMIKDELILPFVDLKVDYYDLGLQERDRTNDQVTVDSANATKKYGVAVKCATITPNVARMSEYNLKEMWKSPNGTIRSILDGTVFRAPITINCVKPVVKTWKKPITIARHAYGDVYKASEIRTEEGGVATLRFVGDSGKVTEVEVAKLKGAGVLQGMHNKDSSIISFAHSCFKFAIESKQDLWFATKETISKKYDGAFKKIFEDIYESTYKTEFEKLGLEYFYTLIDDAVARVIRSDGGFIWACKNYDGDVMSDMVSTAFGSLAMMTSVLVSPDGNFEYEAAHGTVTKHYYKFLKGEETSTNPVATIFAWSGAFKKRGEKDNLPELIAYGDKLEQATIQTLEEGIMTKDLVGLAEGIAPKLVNSQVFIKEIASRLAKLLK; encoded by the coding sequence ATGAAAATCAAAATGACCACACCCTTAGTTGAAATGGACGGGGACGAAATGACCAGAATTTTGTGGAAGATGATTAAAGATGAGTTAATCCTTCCCTTTGTAGACCTTAAAGTTGATTATTACGACTTAGGCTTACAAGAAAGAGATCGCACAAACGACCAAGTTACGGTAGATTCTGCAAATGCAACAAAGAAGTATGGCGTTGCGGTTAAATGCGCCACAATTACTCCTAACGTTGCAAGAATGTCGGAATACAATCTTAAAGAAATGTGGAAGAGCCCAAACGGCACTATCCGTTCAATACTTGACGGCACAGTTTTCCGTGCTCCAATTACAATTAACTGTGTTAAACCCGTAGTAAAAACCTGGAAAAAACCTATCACAATAGCAAGACACGCTTACGGCGACGTATACAAGGCTTCGGAAATTAGAACAGAAGAAGGCGGAGTTGCCACCCTTAGATTTGTTGGCGATAGCGGTAAAGTTACCGAAGTTGAAGTTGCTAAATTAAAGGGCGCAGGCGTGCTACAAGGTATGCACAATAAAGATAGTTCAATTATCTCTTTTGCTCACTCTTGTTTCAAATTTGCAATCGAAAGCAAACAAGATTTGTGGTTTGCAACCAAAGAAACAATCAGCAAGAAATATGACGGCGCTTTTAAAAAGATTTTTGAAGATATCTACGAATCGACCTATAAGACAGAATTTGAAAAATTAGGATTAGAATATTTCTATACCTTAATTGACGACGCAGTAGCCAGAGTTATTCGTAGCGACGGCGGATTTATTTGGGCTTGTAAGAACTATGACGGCGACGTAATGAGCGATATGGTTTCGACAGCTTTTGGTTCTCTTGCTATGATGACAAGCGTACTTGTTTCGCCTGATGGCAACTTTGAGTACGAAGCGGCTCACGGCACGGTAACAAAGCACTATTATAAATTCTTAAAGGGCGAAGAAACTTCTACTAACCCAGTAGCTACAATTTTTGCTTGGAGCGGAGCTTTCAAAAAGAGGGGCGAGAAAGACAATCTACCCGAATTAATCGCTTATGGCGACAAACTTGAACAAGCTACAATTCAAACATTAGAAGAAGGCATAATGACCAAAGACCTAGTTGGTCTTGCCGAAGGTATTGCGCCTAAACTAGTAAATTCCCAAGTCTTTATTAAAGAAATAGCATCAAGACTTGCTAAATTGCTTAAATAA
- a CDS encoding hydratase, which produces MIQLLEKGAYLKNGKTLIEEGEGLPTPQEARENTLAYQILRKHNMSGLSNKLNIVFDCLMSHDITYVGIIQTARASGLTEFPMPYAMTNCHNSLCSVGGTINEDDHVFGLSAAKKYGGIYVPANQSVIHQYAREAMVKCGSMILGSDSHTRYGALGTMGIGEGGPELVKQLLKNTYDVDAPQVVLVWLEGEVKKGVGPHDIAISLVKAVFENGFVNNKVLEFAGPGVAKLPIDFRNGIDVMTTETTCLSSIWVTDNVVKDYYIEHGKKEDYAELKQGDICYYDSVIKIDLSTEECMIALPFHPSNAYTIHYVQEHAAELFAELDQSTKKKFGDKVQYNLCDKIVDGKVVVDQGIIAGCAGGLYDNLTESASILKNASTGNDYFSLSIYPASMPVAVAITKDGTAQTLLEAGAVIKPSFCGPCFGAGDVPANNALSIRHTTRNFPNREGSIPANGQISSVALMDARSIAATAANGGILTAATDIDYAQPKKKYHFDGSIYAKRVYNGYKKADNSVELKLGPNITDWPKMYALSQNMLLNLVAVIHDPVTTTDELIPSGETSSYRSNPLKLATFALGRREPQYVARSKKVQDADRARRAGNVDQSIINALNTVGNADELVKATSYGSCIFANKPGDGSAREQAASSQKVLGGDANICYEYATKRYRSNCINWGIVPFTIDKDVPFEYNVGDYIYVPNVRQAIEQGNANIPAKVITNGIAKDIMLHVANLTQDEKTILLEGCLMNYYAAINAKK; this is translated from the coding sequence GTGATTCAACTGTTAGAAAAGGGCGCATACTTAAAAAATGGTAAAACCCTTATTGAAGAAGGAGAGGGCTTACCCACTCCGCAAGAGGCGAGGGAGAATACCTTAGCGTATCAAATTCTTCGCAAGCACAATATGTCCGGGCTAAGCAACAAGTTAAATATCGTTTTTGACTGTTTAATGTCCCACGATATTACCTATGTAGGTATTATCCAAACTGCTCGTGCAAGCGGACTAACCGAATTTCCAATGCCCTACGCTATGACCAACTGCCACAACTCATTGTGTTCGGTAGGCGGAACTATTAACGAAGACGACCACGTATTTGGTCTGTCGGCGGCTAAAAAGTACGGTGGTATCTATGTGCCTGCTAACCAATCGGTTATTCACCAATATGCAAGAGAAGCTATGGTTAAATGCGGTAGTATGATACTAGGTAGCGACAGCCACACCCGTTACGGCGCATTAGGCACAATGGGCATAGGCGAAGGCGGTCCGGAACTTGTTAAACAATTACTTAAAAATACTTATGACGTTGACGCTCCCCAAGTTGTGTTAGTATGGCTTGAAGGCGAGGTTAAGAAGGGCGTTGGACCTCACGATATTGCAATTTCTCTTGTTAAAGCCGTATTTGAGAATGGTTTTGTAAATAACAAGGTGTTAGAATTTGCAGGACCGGGAGTAGCTAAACTTCCTATTGATTTTAGAAATGGCATTGACGTTATGACAACCGAAACAACTTGCTTATCTTCGATTTGGGTAACCGATAACGTTGTTAAAGACTATTACATTGAGCACGGCAAGAAAGAAGACTACGCCGAACTTAAACAAGGCGATATTTGCTACTACGACTCGGTAATTAAGATTGACCTATCTACCGAAGAATGTATGATAGCTCTACCTTTCCACCCTTCAAACGCTTATACAATTCACTATGTGCAAGAACACGCAGCCGAATTGTTTGCCGAACTTGACCAAAGTACAAAAAAGAAATTTGGCGACAAAGTCCAATATAACCTATGCGACAAGATTGTAGATGGCAAAGTAGTAGTTGACCAAGGCATTATCGCAGGTTGCGCAGGCGGACTATATGATAACTTAACCGAATCTGCAAGTATCCTTAAAAATGCTTCAACAGGCAACGATTATTTCAGTTTGTCAATTTATCCAGCTTCTATGCCGGTTGCAGTTGCAATCACTAAGGACGGCACAGCGCAAACTTTATTAGAAGCCGGCGCAGTGATTAAACCCTCGTTCTGCGGTCCTTGTTTTGGCGCAGGCGACGTTCCCGCAAACAATGCTCTTTCAATTAGACACACTACAAGAAACTTCCCAAATAGAGAAGGCAGTATTCCCGCAAACGGACAGATTAGTTCGGTTGCTTTAATGGATGCAAGAAGTATTGCAGCAACCGCTGCAAACGGTGGCATTTTAACCGCCGCTACCGACATTGATTACGCTCAACCTAAGAAGAAATATCACTTTGACGGCAGTATCTATGCAAAGAGAGTTTATAATGGTTACAAGAAGGCAGATAATTCTGTCGAACTTAAACTTGGACCAAATATTACCGACTGGCCTAAAATGTATGCGTTATCGCAAAATATGTTGCTCAACCTTGTAGCTGTAATACACGACCCCGTTACAACAACAGACGAGCTTATTCCTTCGGGCGAAACAAGTTCTTACCGCTCTAATCCTCTTAAACTTGCAACTTTTGCGTTAGGCAGAAGAGAACCTCAATACGTAGCTCGTAGCAAGAAGGTTCAAGACGCCGACAGGGCAAGACGAGCCGGCAATGTCGACCAAAGCATAATTAACGCTTTAAATACCGTTGGTAACGCCGACGAATTAGTTAAGGCTACTTCTTATGGTTCTTGTATATTTGCCAATAAGCCCGGCGACGGTTCGGCAAGAGAACAAGCCGCAAGCTCGCAAAAAGTTCTCGGCGGCGACGCTAATATTTGTTACGAATACGCTACCAAGAGATATAGAAGCAACTGTATTAACTGGGGCATTGTGCCTTTTACCATTGACAAAGATGTTCCATTTGAGTACAATGTAGGCGATTATATTTACGTTCCCAACGTAAGGCAAGCGATTGAACAAGGTAACGCTAATATTCCAGCTAAGGTTATTACAAACGGAATAGCCAAAGATATTATGCTTCACGTTGCAAATTTAACCCAAGACGAAAAAACAATATTGCTAGAAGGTTGCCTAATGAACTATTATGCAGCTATCAACGCAAAAAAATAG
- a CDS encoding triphosphoribosyl-dephospho-CoA synthase, whose product MQDNFSCSVVDAVFWALQEELDTTPKPGLVDRANSGAHADMNYDTFVSSIKAISKEFAKYVVISNSADLVEVAKRAKTCGIEIEQTMLDATLGINTHKGAIFCLGLLVCSVSYNRANGISNTLSNVCDTIKKLVDQLSKLATKANSHGQVVKDKYKVSGAFEQAKEGYFDYLTNSLAILGEVNNVGKIKVLLYAMSQLTDTNICYRVGDVVASQVRVIASQALKDFDLAKVTKLDQEFIKANISGGGSADMLSLTLLCYKLKEYKFITL is encoded by the coding sequence ATGCAAGATAATTTTTCTTGTAGCGTAGTAGACGCCGTTTTTTGGGCTTTGCAAGAAGAACTTGACACTACCCCTAAGCCCGGTTTAGTTGACCGAGCTAATTCGGGAGCGCACGCCGATATGAATTACGATACTTTTGTATCTAGCATTAAGGCGATTAGCAAAGAGTTTGCTAAATATGTGGTTATATCTAATTCCGCCGACCTTGTCGAAGTTGCCAAGCGAGCAAAAACTTGCGGAATTGAGATTGAACAAACTATGCTTGACGCAACTTTGGGCATAAACACTCATAAGGGCGCAATATTTTGTCTAGGGTTACTTGTTTGTTCGGTTAGTTATAACAGGGCAAACGGTATTAGCAACACTCTTAGTAATGTTTGCGACACTATAAAGAAGTTAGTCGACCAACTGAGCAAACTTGCCACTAAGGCTAATTCGCACGGGCAAGTAGTAAAAGATAAATACAAAGTTAGCGGAGCTTTTGAGCAAGCAAAAGAGGGCTATTTTGACTATTTAACCAATTCCCTTGCAATTTTAGGCGAAGTAAACAATGTCGGTAAAATTAAAGTTCTGCTTTACGCTATGTCGCAACTTACAGACACAAACATTTGTTATAGGGTAGGCGACGTAGTAGCAAGCCAAGTCAGGGTAATAGCTAGTCAAGCGCTCAAAGACTTTGACTTAGCAAAGGTAACAAAGCTTGACCAAGAATTTATTAAAGCTAACATCAGCGGAGGCGGTAGCGCAGATATGTTAAGTTTAACCTTACTTTGTTACAAGTTAAAGGAATATAAATTTATTACGCTTTAA
- the citC gene encoding [citrate (pro-3S)-lyase] ligase, translating into MPISAKRTLNKVQSFLIANDLSPETLDCYVGLFDGERLVGGGGTYKNVIKCVAIDQELREQSLTNKLVSCLRQKIKLQGYGNIFVFTKPMYKQVFTSLAFYVVGSSSQAILLESNHYGIDDYAQSLRPYSKNGVSGAVVVNCNPFTNGHLYLIEQASKLVDFLHVFVVSEDLSKFRFDDRLRLVRQGISHLPNVIVHQGSEYIISAATFPSYFLKDNLIVARNQMQLDLDIFCKHIAPALNITKRFVGSEREIFLCSYNEIMQEVLAKHNIECKVIERLKLNDKPISASYVRELFAKNDFETIKQLVPQSTYDFLVSHDADYAR; encoded by the coding sequence ATGCCCATAAGTGCAAAACGTACCTTAAATAAGGTACAGTCTTTCCTCATAGCTAACGATTTAAGCCCCGAAACATTAGACTGTTACGTGGGGCTTTTTGATGGCGAAAGGTTAGTCGGCGGAGGCGGAACATACAAAAATGTTATAAAATGCGTAGCCATTGACCAAGAGCTTAGAGAGCAATCTTTGACAAACAAGTTAGTATCTTGTCTAAGACAAAAAATTAAACTACAAGGCTACGGCAACATTTTTGTATTTACAAAACCTATGTACAAACAAGTGTTTACTAGTCTTGCTTTTTACGTTGTAGGGAGTTCTTCGCAGGCAATACTGCTTGAAAGTAATCACTATGGAATAGACGATTACGCCCAGAGTTTGCGTCCGTATAGTAAAAACGGCGTAAGCGGAGCTGTGGTAGTAAACTGCAATCCTTTTACTAACGGTCACTTATATTTAATCGAACAAGCAAGCAAACTTGTAGATTTTCTACACGTCTTTGTAGTTAGCGAAGATTTAAGCAAGTTTAGATTTGACGACAGACTTAGGCTTGTTAGACAAGGAATAAGTCACTTGCCTAACGTAATAGTACACCAAGGTAGCGAATATATTATTTCCGCAGCTACTTTCCCCTCGTACTTTCTTAAAGACAATTTGATAGTTGCCCGTAACCAAATGCAACTAGATTTAGATATATTTTGTAAACATATAGCGCCCGCTTTAAATATTACCAAGCGTTTCGTGGGTAGCGAGCGAGAAATTTTTTTGTGTAGTTACAATGAGATTATGCAAGAAGTGTTAGCTAAACACAACATTGAGTGTAAGGTTATAGAACGGCTTAAATTAAACGACAAGCCAATTAGCGCAAGTTACGTAAGAGAGTTATTCGCCAAAAACGATTTTGAAACAATCAAGCAATTAGTTCCGCAGTCAACCTATGACTTTCTTGTTTCACACGACGCAGACTATGCAAGATAA